One genomic window of Bradyrhizobium sp. B124 includes the following:
- a CDS encoding DUF2270 domain-containing protein — protein MPSPQPREPEPGQAGRLEFTAAEIGALAHLYRGEVYRSTVWRTRLDSSTNWAVVTTGIALSATYSSAEASPLPMVLVGLLVTVFLLFEARRYRYFNVWRARARLLETDFYAPMIRGEGPSPGSAWTELLANDYRHPRYHISLARAIGRRLRRTYGWIFAIQAIAYYGKLAIHPLPLTTLSEIWDRASIGPIPGAIVVLAGVAFHSSWALFAFVTHRMEVADRRTRHNLIAMG, from the coding sequence ATGCCGTCGCCCCAGCCGCGCGAGCCCGAGCCGGGACAGGCCGGAAGGCTCGAATTCACTGCCGCCGAGATCGGTGCGCTCGCCCATCTCTATCGTGGCGAGGTCTACCGCAGCACGGTCTGGCGCACCCGCCTCGACAGCTCCACCAACTGGGCGGTAGTCACGACCGGCATCGCGCTGTCGGCGACCTACAGCAGCGCGGAGGCTTCGCCTTTGCCGATGGTGCTGGTCGGGCTGCTGGTCACGGTCTTTCTGTTGTTCGAGGCGCGGCGCTACCGCTACTTCAACGTCTGGCGTGCCCGGGCGCGGTTGCTCGAAACCGATTTCTACGCGCCGATGATCCGCGGCGAAGGTCCCTCGCCGGGCTCGGCCTGGACCGAGCTGCTCGCCAACGACTACCGCCACCCGAGGTATCACATCAGCCTTGCACGGGCGATCGGCCGGCGGCTGCGCCGAACCTATGGCTGGATCTTCGCGATCCAGGCCATCGCCTATTACGGCAAGCTGGCGATCCATCCGCTGCCGCTGACCACGCTGAGCGAGATCTGGGACCGCGCCTCGATCGGCCCGATTCCCGGAGCCATCGTTGTTCTGGCCGGCGTCGCCTTCCATTCCAGCTGGGCGCTGTTCGCCTTCGTCACGCATCGCATGGAGGTCGCTGACCGCCGGACGCGGCACAATCTGATCGCGATGGGGTGA
- a CDS encoding TauD/TfdA family dioxygenase → MEVIPLREGFGAELRGVTLSDVAGSDAAYAAVRAAFEEHSVLVFRGQELSDDIQLAFSRRFGPPETTKVGSMGTGSHFVILSTFGPDGKVVPSDHRQQLRAKANQLWHTDSSFKRVPALTSILSARIIPEHGGETEFVSMRLAFERLDKDVAKRLENSFAWHSYAHSRSKVATGLATSEEVDALPPVCWRMVWRNPVNGRGALYLASHAYGVEGMEADAGKTLIEQLTEAATAPGVSYLHQWKQGDVVMWDNRATMHRGRPWPAHEGRLMIRTTISATEADGVANMQPPSTQAAE, encoded by the coding sequence ATGGAAGTGATCCCACTGCGCGAGGGATTCGGAGCCGAACTGCGCGGCGTCACACTTTCGGATGTTGCCGGCAGCGATGCCGCCTATGCCGCGGTGCGCGCGGCGTTCGAGGAACACTCGGTGCTGGTGTTCCGCGGCCAGGAGCTCAGCGACGACATCCAGCTCGCGTTCTCGCGCCGCTTCGGTCCGCCCGAGACGACCAAGGTCGGCTCGATGGGCACCGGCTCGCATTTCGTGATCCTGTCGACCTTCGGACCCGACGGCAAGGTAGTTCCATCGGACCATCGGCAGCAGCTGCGCGCCAAGGCCAATCAGCTCTGGCACACCGACTCCTCCTTCAAGCGCGTGCCGGCGCTGACCTCGATCCTGTCCGCGCGCATCATCCCCGAACATGGCGGCGAGACCGAGTTCGTCTCGATGCGGCTTGCGTTCGAGCGGCTCGACAAGGACGTGGCGAAGCGGCTGGAGAACTCGTTCGCCTGGCACTCCTACGCGCATTCGCGCAGCAAGGTGGCAACCGGACTCGCGACATCGGAAGAAGTCGACGCACTGCCGCCGGTGTGCTGGCGCATGGTCTGGCGCAATCCCGTCAACGGCCGCGGCGCACTGTATCTGGCCTCCCACGCCTATGGCGTCGAGGGCATGGAGGCCGATGCCGGCAAGACGCTGATCGAGCAATTGACCGAAGCCGCCACCGCGCCCGGCGTCAGCTATCTGCATCAGTGGAAGCAGGGTGACGTCGTGATGTGGGACAACCGCGCCACCATGCATCGCGGCCGCCCCTGGCCGGCGCATGAGGGCCGCCTGATGATCCGCACCACGATCTCGGCGACCGAGGCCGATGGTGTCGCGAACATGCAGCCGCCCTCAACGCAGGCGGCGGAATGA
- a CDS encoding ABC transporter substrate-binding protein translates to MRSVQALAVAVLSVLTISDVSCAAEPKSGGIFRIYHRDSPGSASIHEGATYSVNIPFMPIFNNLVIFDQHIAQNSADTIRPELAESWAWSGDNKTLTFKLRKDVKWHDGKPFTAADVKCTFDMLMGKSQQKFRQNPRKSWYDQVDEITTNGDYEASFKLKRPQPALLSLLASGYSPVYPCHVSPAEMRTKPVGTGPFKFVEFKANESIKLTKNPDYFKKGLPYLDGIEFTIITNRSTAILGFVSGKFDMTFPTEVSIPLLKDVKSQDPKAVCMVEPNNVSTNIIINSSGPPFDNLDIRRALALALDRKAFIQIMFEGQGDIGGTMEPAPDGLWAMPKEMLEQIPGYGPDIEKNREEARKLMQKAGYGPDKHLQIKVSTRNIAVYRDPAIILIDQIKSIYIDAELDVVDTAQWFPKIARKDYSLGLNLTGNAVDEPDQSFYENYACGSERNYTNYCNKDIEKLFDQQSEETNIDKRKKLVWEIDKKLQEDVARPIIFHARTGTCWKPYVKNVTIMSNSSYNGYRYEDVWLDK, encoded by the coding sequence ATGCGGAGCGTGCAAGCGCTGGCCGTCGCGGTGTTGTCTGTACTGACCATCAGCGACGTTTCGTGCGCAGCCGAGCCGAAATCCGGCGGCATCTTCAGGATCTACCACCGCGATAGCCCCGGCAGTGCCTCGATCCACGAGGGCGCGACCTATTCGGTGAATATTCCGTTCATGCCGATATTCAACAACCTCGTCATCTTCGACCAGCATATCGCGCAGAACAGCGCCGACACGATCCGGCCCGAGCTTGCGGAGAGCTGGGCCTGGAGCGGCGACAACAAGACGCTGACCTTCAAGCTGCGCAAGGACGTGAAGTGGCACGACGGCAAGCCGTTCACCGCGGCTGACGTCAAATGCACCTTCGACATGCTGATGGGCAAGTCGCAGCAGAAGTTCCGGCAGAACCCGCGCAAATCCTGGTACGACCAGGTCGACGAGATCACCACCAACGGCGACTATGAGGCATCGTTCAAGCTGAAGCGGCCGCAGCCCGCGCTCTTGTCGCTGCTCGCCTCGGGCTATTCGCCGGTCTATCCCTGTCACGTGTCGCCAGCGGAGATGCGCACCAAGCCTGTTGGCACCGGCCCGTTCAAGTTCGTCGAGTTCAAGGCCAACGAATCGATCAAGCTCACCAAGAACCCCGATTACTTCAAGAAGGGCCTGCCCTATCTCGACGGCATCGAGTTCACCATTATCACCAACCGCTCGACGGCGATCCTCGGCTTCGTCTCGGGCAAGTTCGACATGACATTCCCGACCGAGGTCTCGATCCCGCTGCTCAAGGACGTCAAGTCGCAGGACCCCAAGGCGGTCTGTATGGTGGAACCGAACAATGTCTCCACCAACATCATCATCAATTCGAGCGGACCGCCGTTCGACAATCTCGACATCCGTCGCGCGCTGGCGCTGGCGCTCGATCGCAAGGCGTTCATCCAGATCATGTTCGAGGGCCAGGGCGACATCGGCGGCACCATGGAGCCGGCACCCGACGGCTTGTGGGCGATGCCGAAGGAGATGCTGGAGCAGATCCCCGGCTACGGTCCCGACATCGAGAAGAATCGCGAGGAAGCCCGCAAGCTGATGCAGAAAGCAGGTTATGGCCCGGACAAGCACCTGCAGATCAAGGTGTCGACCCGCAACATCGCGGTCTACCGCGATCCCGCGATCATCCTGATCGACCAGATCAAGAGCATCTATATCGACGCCGAGCTCGACGTCGTCGACACCGCGCAATGGTTCCCGAAGATCGCACGCAAGGACTATTCGCTCGGCCTCAACCTCACGGGTAACGCCGTCGACGAGCCCGATCAGTCCTTCTACGAAAACTATGCCTGCGGCTCGGAGCGGAACTACACCAATTATTGCAACAAGGACATCGAGAAGCTGTTCGACCAGCAATCCGAGGAGACCAACATCGACAAGCGCAAGAAGCTGGTCTGGGAGATCGACAAGAAGCTGCAGGAAGACGTCGCGCGTCCGATCATCTTCCATGCCCGCACCGGCACTTGCTGGAAGCCTTACGTGAAGAATGTCACGATCATGTCCAACAGCTCCTATAACGGCTATCGCTACGAAGACGTCTGGTTGGACAAGTAG
- a CDS encoding ABC transporter permease, whose product MFAYIVRRLFLMLVTLFGISVIIFVLLRVVPGNIVDILFDAAGFVDPADKANLERELGLNQPIVIQYLHWIGGLLHGDLGYSYVSEKPALEEILPRIPITARLAGLALLFSASIGIPLGVISAVHQGSKLDYALRVVSLSGLSLPSFWLGLLILMASVSLFGTMPIFNPNPKTWLEALTIYAVPAMAVGFRSAALTMRITRSSMLEILRQDYIRTARAKGASEASVNYRHALKNAVLPVITVIGIEAAFLIGGLIVTETVFNIPGIARFLVEALRWRDYPIVQNLVMFIAVVVVVVNFIVDMLYAAIDPRIRFGD is encoded by the coding sequence GTGTTTGCCTATATCGTGCGGCGGCTGTTCCTGATGCTCGTGACCCTGTTCGGGATCTCGGTCATCATCTTCGTGCTGCTGCGCGTCGTTCCGGGCAACATCGTTGATATCCTGTTCGACGCCGCGGGCTTCGTCGATCCCGCCGATAAGGCCAATCTCGAGCGCGAGCTCGGCCTCAACCAGCCGATCGTGATCCAGTATCTGCACTGGATCGGCGGCTTGCTGCATGGCGATCTCGGCTATTCCTATGTGTCCGAGAAGCCGGCGCTGGAGGAGATCCTGCCGCGGATACCGATCACCGCGCGGCTTGCGGGGCTGGCGCTATTGTTCTCTGCCTCGATCGGCATTCCGCTCGGCGTCATCAGCGCCGTGCATCAGGGCTCGAAGCTTGATTATGCGCTGCGCGTCGTCAGCCTCAGCGGCCTGTCGCTGCCGTCATTCTGGCTCGGCCTCTTGATCCTGATGGCCTCGGTCTCGCTGTTCGGCACCATGCCGATCTTCAATCCGAACCCGAAGACATGGCTCGAGGCGCTGACCATCTATGCGGTGCCGGCGATGGCGGTCGGCTTCCGCAGCGCGGCGCTGACCATGCGCATCACCCGCTCCTCGATGCTGGAGATCCTGCGTCAGGACTACATCCGCACCGCGCGCGCCAAGGGCGCCTCCGAGGCCTCCGTGAACTACCGCCACGCGCTCAAGAACGCGGTGCTGCCGGTCATCACCGTGATCGGCATCGAGGCCGCATTCCTGATCGGCGGGCTTATCGTGACGGAAACCGTGTTCAACATCCCCGGCATCGCCCGCTTCCTGGTCGAGGCGCTGCGCTGGCGCGACTACCCGATCGTGCAGAACCTCGTCATGTTCATCGCTGTCGTCGTGGTGGTCGTGAATTTCATCGTCGACATGCTCTATGCCGCAATCGACCCGCGCATTCGGTTTGGGGACTAG
- a CDS encoding ABC transporter permease: MATINFDSELRRAGANASGGWGRFAFLAQRHVLGTIGLTIMLLFVLTAISADLISRYDPLTVDSAHRLAAPSTLHWFGTDSFGRDVWSRIVHGARISLAVGIGSTTLGATLGVIVGLTSGYLSGWVDLVFQRVTDILQSLPLLVLALVMTAALGPSLPNVILAIAIPLIPTVARVIRANTLALREQPFVEAAKSIGMSETRIALRHVLPNTIAPLIVLATAQLGATILTEASLSFLGLGIPEPYPSWGRMLSESAAEYVRTAPWLVIFPGIAISLAVFGTNLFGDALRDILDPRQRG, translated from the coding sequence ATGGCGACGATCAATTTCGACAGCGAACTGCGACGCGCCGGGGCCAACGCCAGCGGCGGGTGGGGACGGTTTGCCTTCCTTGCGCAGCGCCACGTGCTCGGCACCATCGGCCTGACCATCATGCTGCTGTTCGTGCTGACCGCGATATCAGCCGATCTGATCAGCCGCTACGATCCACTTACCGTCGATTCCGCGCACCGGCTCGCCGCCCCCTCCACGCTGCACTGGTTCGGCACCGATTCCTTCGGTCGCGACGTCTGGAGCCGCATCGTCCATGGCGCGCGGATCTCGCTTGCGGTCGGCATCGGCTCGACGACCTTGGGCGCCACGCTCGGCGTCATTGTGGGTCTCACCTCAGGCTATCTCTCCGGCTGGGTCGACCTCGTGTTCCAGCGCGTGACCGACATCCTGCAATCGCTGCCGCTCTTGGTGCTCGCGCTGGTGATGACCGCGGCGCTTGGCCCGTCGCTGCCGAACGTGATCCTTGCCATCGCCATTCCCTTGATCCCGACGGTCGCCCGCGTGATCCGCGCCAACACGCTGGCGCTGCGCGAGCAGCCGTTCGTGGAGGCCGCCAAATCGATCGGCATGAGCGAGACGCGCATCGCGCTGCGCCACGTGCTGCCGAACACGATCGCACCGCTGATCGTGCTGGCCACCGCGCAGCTCGGCGCGACCATCCTGACCGAGGCGTCGCTGTCGTTCCTCGGCCTCGGAATCCCCGAGCCCTATCCGTCCTGGGGCCGCATGCTGTCGGAATCCGCCGCTGAATATGTCCGCACTGCGCCGTGGCTGGTGATCTTCCCCGGTATCGCGATCAGTCTCGCGGTGTTCGGCACCAATCTGTTCGGCGACGCACTGCGCGATATCCTCGATCCGAGGCAGCGCGGCTGA
- a CDS encoding ABC transporter ATP-binding protein has translation MSEAVPAETVLDVKNLQTVFFTNSGLFRAVDDVSFSVRRGETLAIVGESGCGKSVSALSIMRLVPDPPGRIVGGSVTLEGTDLLKLDDAAMRAIRGNRISMIFQEPMTSLNPVMRIGDQITEAVRLHRKMSSKEAWAQAVDMLRLVRIPEPERRAQEYPHQLSGGMRQRAMIAMALACRPALLIADEPTTALDVTIQAQILALIVDLQQRLGTGLILITHDLGVVAQTAQRVIVMYAGKKVEEATVESLFETPLHPYTRGLMASMPAVIALGAKTDARLTEIPGMVPSLTNLPPGCAFAPRCKFAIDRCLKEYPPLDEVKSKHWAACWRAGEMAEAP, from the coding sequence ATGAGCGAGGCAGTTCCGGCAGAGACGGTTCTCGACGTGAAGAACCTGCAGACGGTGTTCTTCACCAACTCCGGCCTGTTCCGCGCGGTCGACGATGTCTCGTTCTCGGTCCGCCGCGGCGAGACGCTTGCGATCGTCGGCGAGTCCGGCTGCGGCAAGAGCGTCAGCGCGCTCTCGATCATGCGCCTGGTGCCCGATCCGCCCGGCCGCATTGTCGGCGGCTCGGTGACGCTCGAAGGCACCGACCTGCTAAAGCTCGACGATGCCGCGATGCGCGCCATCCGCGGCAACCGCATCTCGATGATCTTCCAGGAGCCGATGACCTCGCTCAATCCGGTGATGCGGATCGGCGACCAGATCACCGAGGCCGTGCGCCTGCATCGGAAGATGAGCAGCAAGGAGGCGTGGGCGCAGGCGGTCGACATGCTGCGGCTGGTGCGCATCCCCGAACCGGAGCGCCGCGCGCAGGAATATCCGCATCAGCTCTCCGGCGGCATGCGCCAGCGCGCCATGATCGCGATGGCGCTGGCGTGCCGGCCGGCGCTCTTGATCGCGGACGAGCCGACCACCGCGCTCGACGTCACCATCCAGGCGCAGATCCTCGCGCTGATCGTCGATCTGCAGCAGCGGCTCGGCACCGGGCTGATCCTGATCACCCATGATCTCGGCGTCGTCGCGCAGACCGCGCAGCGCGTGATCGTGATGTATGCCGGCAAGAAGGTCGAGGAGGCGACGGTCGAGTCGCTGTTCGAAACGCCGCTGCATCCCTATACGCGCGGGCTGATGGCCTCGATGCCGGCGGTGATCGCGCTGGGCGCGAAGACCGATGCGCGGCTGACCGAAATTCCCGGCATGGTGCCGTCGCTGACCAATCTGCCACCCGGCTGCGCCTTCGCGCCGCGCTGCAAGTTCGCGATCGACCGCTGCCTCAAGGAGTATCCGCCGCTCGACGAGGTCAAGAGCAAGCACTGGGCGGCATGCTGGCGCGCCGGCGAGATGGCGGAGGCGCCATGA
- a CDS encoding dipeptide ABC transporter ATP-binding protein, protein MTEQRPLLEVTDLVKHYAVRGGVLRRQVGTVHAVDGVSFALGAGETLGLVGESGCGKSTVARTVLRLVEPTSGAIRLDGEDIAPLSKSALRPYRRSMQIVFQDPFASLNPRMTAGDIVGEPLIVHGLATGAKKQERVAELFQQVGLRPDQMKNFPHQFSGGQRQRICIARALSLGPRLIVCDEPVSALDVSIQAQVINLLIDLQRKQNFSYLFIAHDLAVVAHISHRVAVMYLGRIVEIADKHELFANPRHPYTQALLASVPIADPKARRLAPMIDGDVPSPINPPSGCAFHTRCRYAIDRCKTERPTLQAAGTAHQVACWLNDGTGRGE, encoded by the coding sequence ATGACCGAGCAACGGCCGCTCCTCGAGGTGACCGATCTCGTCAAGCACTACGCGGTGCGCGGCGGCGTGCTGCGCCGTCAGGTCGGCACCGTGCATGCGGTCGACGGCGTCAGCTTCGCGCTCGGCGCAGGCGAGACGCTCGGCCTGGTCGGCGAATCCGGCTGCGGCAAGTCGACGGTGGCGCGCACCGTGCTGCGGCTGGTCGAGCCGACCAGCGGCGCGATCAGGCTGGACGGCGAGGACATCGCACCGCTCAGCAAGAGCGCGCTGCGGCCGTACCGCCGCTCGATGCAGATCGTGTTCCAGGACCCGTTCGCCTCGCTCAATCCACGCATGACGGCCGGCGACATCGTCGGTGAGCCCCTGATCGTGCATGGGCTCGCGACCGGCGCGAAGAAGCAGGAGCGCGTCGCGGAACTGTTCCAGCAGGTCGGTCTCCGGCCCGACCAGATGAAGAACTTTCCGCATCAGTTCTCCGGCGGGCAGCGTCAGCGCATCTGCATCGCGCGGGCGCTGTCGCTCGGTCCGCGGCTGATCGTCTGCGACGAGCCGGTCTCCGCGCTCGACGTCTCGATCCAGGCGCAGGTGATCAATCTCTTGATCGACCTGCAGCGCAAGCAGAACTTCTCCTACCTGTTCATCGCGCACGACCTCGCGGTCGTCGCCCATATCAGCCACCGCGTCGCCGTGATGTATCTCGGCCGCATCGTCGAGATCGCCGACAAGCACGAGCTGTTCGCCAACCCGCGGCATCCCTATACGCAAGCACTGCTCGCCTCGGTGCCGATCGCCGACCCCAAGGCCAGGCGGCTGGCGCCGATGATCGACGGCGACGTGCCGAGCCCGATCAACCCGCCCTCGGGCTGCGCCTTCCATACCCGCTGCCGCTACGCGATCGATCGCTGCAAGACCGAGCGCCCCACGCTGCAGGCGGCCGGCACCGCGCATCAGGTCGCCTGCTGGCTGAATGACGGGACGGGGCGTGGGGAATAA
- a CDS encoding acetyl-CoA carboxylase biotin carboxylase subunit, whose product MSGTIVKRTPFFKILIANRGEIALRIMRSARRLGYGVVAVYSDADRDALHVREADQAVRIGEALPAQSYLKIDAIIAAAKASGAGAVHPGYGFLAENEDFAQACGDAGLAFIGPSPEAILAMGNKAGAKEIMQKAGVPCVPGYQGADQSDTVMLAEAKAIGFPVMIKAVAGGGGRGMRLVADASAFPDALRSARSEAQGAFGDPTVILERAIVDARHIEIQVFGDRYGNAVHLGERDCSVQRRHQKLIEEAPSPAVTPELRARMGAVAVQAVKAIGYEGAGTLEFLLDRAGNFYFMEMNTRLQVEHPVTEAITGLDLVELQLRVARGEPLGLRQEDVTFSGHAIEVRLCSEDAGHDFMPQSGTMARWQMPEGIRVEHALQSGSEIPPFYDSMIAKVISHGATRDEARGKLICALEQVTAFGVTTNQGFLIDCLRHPVFAKGEATTAFIGSNRDALLASRLDRGGDLALAALLLYVTNPHAPPWQRGRSLSATFPLGLRIDLGQGVQEIEIVRERDGSYLATRNGDRFSFEIDELVQDSIRFHHDGLMEQAKFLRDGDRLYILHRGVTLSVRDLTLAPPESAAAAGGDGKVRAAMNGRVVAVLVKAGDKVAAGQPVMTLEAMKMEHVHTAGVAGTVSSIDVAEGEQVTTGKIVVEIEAAA is encoded by the coding sequence ATGAGCGGTACCATCGTGAAGCGGACACCGTTCTTCAAGATCCTGATCGCCAATCGCGGCGAGATCGCGCTGCGCATCATGCGCTCGGCGCGGCGGCTCGGTTATGGCGTGGTCGCGGTCTACTCCGACGCCGACCGCGACGCATTGCATGTGCGCGAGGCCGACCAGGCGGTGCGGATCGGCGAGGCGTTGCCGGCGCAATCCTATCTGAAGATCGACGCGATCATCGCAGCCGCCAAGGCGAGTGGCGCCGGCGCGGTGCATCCCGGCTACGGCTTCCTCGCCGAGAACGAGGACTTTGCGCAGGCCTGCGGCGATGCGGGACTGGCGTTCATCGGCCCGTCGCCGGAGGCGATCCTCGCGATGGGCAACAAGGCCGGCGCCAAGGAGATCATGCAAAAGGCCGGCGTGCCCTGCGTGCCCGGCTATCAGGGCGCCGATCAGAGCGACACTGTGATGCTGGCGGAGGCCAAGGCGATTGGTTTTCCGGTAATGATCAAGGCGGTCGCCGGTGGCGGTGGCCGCGGCATGCGGCTGGTCGCGGATGCGTCGGCATTTCCGGATGCGCTACGCAGCGCGCGGTCGGAGGCGCAGGGGGCGTTCGGCGATCCTACCGTCATCCTCGAGCGCGCCATTGTCGATGCCCGCCACATCGAGATCCAGGTGTTCGGCGATCGCTATGGCAACGCCGTCCATCTCGGCGAACGCGATTGCTCGGTGCAGCGGCGGCATCAGAAGCTGATCGAGGAGGCCCCGTCGCCCGCGGTGACGCCGGAGCTGCGCGCGCGGATGGGTGCGGTTGCCGTGCAGGCGGTCAAGGCGATCGGCTATGAGGGTGCGGGCACGCTGGAATTCCTGCTCGATCGCGCCGGCAATTTCTACTTCATGGAGATGAACACGCGGCTGCAGGTCGAGCATCCCGTCACCGAGGCGATCACCGGGCTCGATCTGGTTGAATTGCAGCTTCGTGTCGCCCGGGGCGAGCCGCTCGGCCTGAGGCAGGAGGACGTCACCTTCTCCGGTCACGCCATCGAGGTCCGGCTCTGCTCGGAGGATGCCGGACACGACTTCATGCCGCAATCCGGCACCATGGCGCGGTGGCAGATGCCTGAAGGCATCCGCGTCGAGCACGCGCTGCAGTCCGGCTCGGAGATTCCGCCGTTCTATGATTCGATGATCGCCAAGGTGATCAGCCACGGCGCAACCCGCGATGAGGCGCGCGGGAAGCTGATCTGCGCCCTGGAGCAGGTCACGGCCTTCGGCGTCACCACCAATCAGGGCTTCCTGATCGATTGCCTGCGCCATCCGGTGTTTGCCAAGGGCGAGGCGACCACAGCCTTCATCGGCAGCAACCGCGATGCCCTGCTGGCGTCCCGGCTCGATCGCGGCGGTGATCTCGCGCTTGCGGCGCTGCTGCTCTATGTCACCAATCCGCACGCGCCGCCATGGCAGCGCGGACGGTCGTTGTCAGCGACATTCCCGCTCGGCTTGCGGATCGACCTCGGCCAAGGCGTGCAGGAGATCGAGATCGTCCGCGAGCGCGACGGCAGCTACCTCGCGACCCGCAATGGCGATCGCTTCAGCTTCGAGATCGACGAACTGGTTCAGGACAGCATCCGCTTCCACCACGATGGCCTGATGGAGCAGGCCAAGTTCCTGCGCGACGGCGACCGGCTTTACATCCTGCATCGCGGCGTCACGCTGTCGGTGCGCGATCTCACCCTCGCGCCGCCGGAGAGTGCTGCGGCCGCCGGCGGTGACGGCAAGGTCCGTGCGGCGATGAACGGCCGGGTCGTCGCGGTGCTGGTGAAGGCCGGCGACAAGGTCGCGGCCGGTCAGCCGGTGATGACGCTGGAGGCGATGAAGATGGAGCACGTGCACACCGCCGGTGTCGCGGGCACGGTGTCGTCGATCGATGTCGCCGAGGGTGAGCAGGTGACGACGGGGAAGATCGTGGTGGAGATCGAGGCGGCGGCGTAG
- a CDS encoding acyl-CoA carboxylase subunit beta: MAIIESTISTGSAVFQGNRDGMLTLIARMRGLEERTRTASAAAKDRFHKRGQLLPRERVALVLDPGSPFLELSTLAGYMFDVPDADKSVPGGGLVAGIGFVSGIRCMVSANDAGIDAGALQPYGLDKTLRVQELALENKLPYVQLVESAGANLLRYRVEDFVRGGNIFRNLARLSAAGLPVVTVTHGSSTAGGAYQTGLSDYIVMVRGRTRAFLAGPPLLKAATGEIATEEELGGAEMHTQISGLGDYLAEDDRDALRIARDIMAKLPWDRPAPEPAAFKPPRYDAEELLGIMPMDHKRPVDMRQAIARFIDDSDFTEFGANYSPATVCGHARIEGRAIGIITNNGPLDVPGANKATHFIQACCQSRTPILYMNNTTGYMVGRAYEEAGMIKHGSKMIQAVTSATVPQITLYCGASFGAGNYGMCGRGFHPRFCFSWPNAKTAVMGGEQAAETMAIVTEAAAARRGKPIEKEKLEAMKAQISGVFDSQMDVFSTSARVLDDGVIDPRDTRTVLSEVLAICREAEARSPQRMQFSVARP, translated from the coding sequence ATGGCCATCATCGAGAGCACGATTTCGACCGGCAGCGCCGTGTTCCAGGGCAATCGCGACGGCATGCTGACGCTGATCGCCCGGATGCGGGGGCTGGAGGAGCGCACGCGCACGGCATCCGCCGCGGCCAAGGACCGCTTCCACAAACGCGGCCAACTGCTGCCGCGCGAGCGCGTCGCGCTGGTGCTCGATCCCGGCTCGCCGTTCCTCGAACTCTCCACGCTCGCCGGCTACATGTTCGACGTGCCGGACGCGGACAAGAGCGTCCCCGGTGGCGGCCTGGTTGCCGGCATCGGCTTCGTCTCCGGCATCCGCTGCATGGTCAGCGCCAACGATGCCGGCATCGACGCCGGCGCGCTGCAACCCTACGGCCTCGACAAGACGCTGCGGGTGCAGGAGCTCGCGCTGGAGAACAAGCTGCCCTATGTGCAACTGGTCGAAAGCGCCGGCGCCAATCTGCTGCGCTACCGCGTCGAGGACTTCGTTCGCGGCGGCAACATCTTCCGCAATTTGGCGCGGCTGTCGGCGGCGGGGCTTCCCGTCGTCACCGTCACCCACGGCTCCTCGACCGCAGGCGGCGCCTACCAGACGGGCCTTTCCGACTACATCGTGATGGTGCGGGGTCGTACCCGCGCGTTCCTTGCCGGCCCGCCTCTGCTCAAGGCTGCCACCGGCGAGATCGCGACCGAGGAGGAGCTCGGCGGCGCCGAGATGCATACGCAGATATCCGGGCTTGGCGACTATCTCGCCGAGGACGACCGCGACGCGCTGCGCATCGCGCGCGACATTATGGCCAAGCTGCCGTGGGACCGTCCGGCACCGGAACCAGCTGCATTCAAGCCGCCGCGCTATGACGCCGAAGAATTGCTCGGCATCATGCCGATGGACCACAAGCGGCCCGTCGACATGCGCCAGGCGATCGCCCGCTTCATCGACGATTCCGACTTCACCGAGTTCGGCGCCAATTACAGCCCGGCGACGGTCTGCGGTCATGCCCGCATCGAGGGGCGGGCGATCGGCATCATCACCAACAACGGCCCGCTCGATGTGCCCGGCGCCAACAAGGCGACGCACTTCATCCAGGCCTGCTGCCAGTCGCGCACGCCGATCCTCTACATGAACAACACCACCGGCTACATGGTCGGCCGCGCCTATGAAGAGGCCGGGATGATCAAGCACGGCTCGAAGATGATCCAGGCGGTGACCTCGGCGACGGTGCCGCAGATCACGCTGTATTGCGGCGCTTCGTTCGGCGCCGGCAATTACGGCATGTGCGGCCGCGGCTTCCATCCGCGCTTCTGCTTCTCCTGGCCGAATGCCAAGACCGCCGTGATGGGCGGCGAGCAGGCTGCCGAGACCATGGCGATCGTCACCGAGGCGGCAGCCGCGCGGCGCGGCAAACCGATCGAGAAGGAGAAGCTGGAGGCGATGAAGGCGCAGATATCAGGTGTGTTCGACAGCCAGATGGACGTGTTCTCGACCAGCGCCCGCGTGCTCGATGACGGCGTGATCGATCCGCGCGATACGCGGACGGTGCTGTCAGAGGTGCTGGCGATCTGCCGCGAGGCCGAGGCGCGCAGTCCGCAGCGGATGCAGTTCTCGGTGGCGCGGCCATGA